In Deltaproteobacteria bacterium, the sequence GCCGGCCGTGCCGGTCATCATTGCTCTCTGCGTGGTGCAGGCGCCGCACTTCGCGCGCGTCGCGCGCGGGGCCACCATGGCGATCAAGGCGCAGCCGTTCGTGGAGGCGGCCCAAGTACTGGGTGGCTCCCACCCGCGCATCATCCGCAGCCACATCGCCCCCAACGTGGTGGCGCCGCTGCTGGTGCAGTTCGCCCTGTCCTTCTCCTACGCCATCCTGGCGGAATCGTCCCTGAGCTTCCTGGGCGTGGGCCACCCGCCGCCGGCCCCCTCCTGGGGCGCCATGCTGACCGGCGCCTACGGCTACGTCGAGCGCGCCCCCTGGGCCGCCTTCTTCCCCGGAATGGCCATCACGCTCCTCATCCTGGGGTTCAATATCCTGGGTGACGGCCTGCGCGACTTCTTCGACCCCACTCGGCGCTAGTGTGGTGTCTGGTTAATGCGCATAATAATATGCGGAGGATTTGAGGCACCCTTGGAGATTTGGCTGGAGCGAGGCTTCGTCCTGTCAGTCCGGGCCTGCTTGGCGCTTGTCCTGCTGACGCCGCTGGTCAGGATGCCGGAGGTGCTGCACGCCTTCACGGTGGGCCTTGCGGCCGCGCTTGTCGTCCTCGGCTCTCTTGCCCGGTCCGGGCAGCTCGCCACTCCGCCGCGCATCTTGCTGTACACGAACATCGCGCCGAACTGGGACATCATGCACGGACCGGATCCCGCCAAGGGCTTCCGATTGCTTACCCGGGCGGAGGCCGAACAGCGCGAGGCACTCTCGGCGGAGCCCCGGAACCGCCGTCTCCTGCACTCCCTTGCGGCGACGTACACGGCCGTTGCCAAAACCGGCCGGGAAGACGCGCTCAGGGCGCGGTACCGGTACGACCGTTCGGGTGCGGTCGCCCCGTTCCAGGCTCCACTGGTGCGCGGGATGCCGGGCGGGCGAGGCAAGCCGTGACGCGGCCGCCGCCCGTCTCCGTCGTGGTGCCCGCGAGGAACGCCGCCGAGCACCTCCCCACCGCCGTCGCCTCGGCGCTGGCGCAGGACTACGAAGGGGTGGTCGAGGTCGTTGTCGCCGACGGCTCCGACGATCCCGTAACGGCCGAGGCGTTGCGGGCGCGATTTCCGCGGGTGCGGATCGTGGCCAACCCGTCCCGCGGCACGCCCGAGGGGCTCAACCGCGCCGTCGCAGCGGCCTCCCACGACATCCTCGTTCGTTGCGACGCAAGCACCCGGTTGCCGCGCGATTATGTGCGGGTGGCCGTCGGGACGCTGGAGCGCACCAAGGCGGCCGTCGTGGGCGGAATGCAGCGGCCCGTGGGGACCTCGACTTTCACCCGGGCCGCGGCCATGGCGATGACGGCGCCGCTCGGCGCTGGTGACGCGCGCTACCGGATCGGCGGGCCGGAAGGGCCTGTGGACACCGTCTGGCTCGGCGTCTTTCGGCGCGAAACGCTGGAAGCGGCCGGGGGCTTCGACGAGACGCTGCCGCGCAACCAGGACTACGAGCTCAACTGGCGGATCAGGGCGGACGGCGGCACGGTGTGGTTCACGCCGGCGCTGGCGGCCGAGTACCGTCCCCGCGGCAGGTTCGGGGCGCTGGCGAGGCAGTACTTCGACTGGGGATGGTGGAAGTGCGTCGTGCTGCGCCGCCACCCGGCGTCGCTGCGCTGGCGGCACCTGGCCGCACCGGCGCTGGTCCTGGCGCTGGCCGCATCGGGCATCGCGGGCGCCGCCACCGGGTCGCCGCTCGCCGCGATCCCCGCCCTCGGCTACCTCTCGGCGCTCGCCGCCGGCGCGGCGGTTTCGGGCCTGCGCGGCCGGGACCGGGCGGCCCTGCTGCTGCCGCCGGTGCTGGCGACCATGCACCTCTTTTGGGGCGCGGGGTTCTGGTGCGCATGGTTGGGGTGGAGGGGGCGCGGCACGACGCGGCAGTCCCGCCCGGGTCCGGCAGGCCGGGGCCGAAGGCAATCATCGACGGCGGGTCATGCCGATGAATAGGAGCCGGTGCCGGGAAGAGTCAGCGCGGCGCGGTCGCCCGGTGGAACCAGATGCCTCTTGCCACGGGCACGCCTGCCGCCGCCACGGCGGCGAGGCAGTCCCGGTAGCGCCGCTCGAGGAAGGCCTCGCTGTCCGCGCCCAGCCGGATACGGTCGGCCCCGCGCGCGGGACGGAAGAAGAAATCCATCACCCGGGGGTCGTCCTTGAGCCTCTGCAACAGGCTGCGCGCGCCGGCCGCGCGCAGCAGCACCGCCACCGTCTTGCCGGCCCGGCGACAACCGCCACGGCCGCGGGCGGCATCCAGGACCCGGAAAGCCGCCCGCCGTCGTCACCGGGAGGGCCATGACCATGAGCAGGGGAGCCGAAACCACCGGGTCGACGGCGGCGAAGCGGGACAGGACCGCACCGGCGCCGGCCGGCGGCACGCCATCGGACCTCGCGGCGCGGGAACGTTACAAGCGCCCGTTCGATCTCGCCCTCGTCGGTTTCCTCCTGTTGTCGTTGGGGCCGCTGTGGCTGCTTCTGTGGGCGGCCATCGCGCTCGCGATCCGGCTCGAGGACGGCGGCCGGGTGTTCTACCGCCAGCCTCGCCTGGGCCGCGGAGGCGAGGTTTTCTCGATCCTCAAGTTCCGCACCATGGTGGAGGGCGCCGAGGACGGCACCGGCCCGGTGCTGGCGTC encodes:
- a CDS encoding glycosyltransferase family 2 protein, translating into MTRPPPVSVVVPARNAAEHLPTAVASALAQDYEGVVEVVVADGSDDPVTAEALRARFPRVRIVANPSRGTPEGLNRAVAAASHDILVRCDASTRLPRDYVRVAVGTLERTKAAVVGGMQRPVGTSTFTRAAAMAMTAPLGAGDARYRIGGPEGPVDTVWLGVFRRETLEAAGGFDETLPRNQDYELNWRIRADGGTVWFTPALAAEYRPRGRFGALARQYFDWGWWKCVVLRRHPASLRWRHLAAPALVLALAASGIAGAATGSPLAAIPALGYLSALAAGAAVSGLRGRDRAALLLPPVLATMHLFWGAGFWCAWLGWRGRGTTRQSRPGPAGRGRRQSSTAGHADE